In the genome of Nocardioides marmoribigeumensis, one region contains:
- a CDS encoding MraY family glycosyltransferase, protein MREYLLVLLVSLGVTYLTTVLAREAALRFGAVAAVRDRDVHAEPIPYFGGVAMLAGMSAAFLVSRELPFLSRSGDQVFHDTAVVLGAGALVCLLGVVDDLIELDALTKLGGQVLAAGFMVLNGVQFYSLGLSEGGVLTLDPAQATLATIFVVVLTINAVNFVDGLDGLAGGVVGLGALAFFFFSYSVAAKNGDSLAIPTALLCVILCGACAGFLAHNFNPARIFMGDSGSMLIGLVLAGSALSLTAGFPALDIQNAAWASSSVLVVLMPVLLPLAILVLPFADLMLAVVRRTLRGQSPFAPDKKHLHHRLLEFGHSHRRAVVVLWLWAALIALGGVALSLYPSPLVAGGLLGWLAVTVLLTIVVPRVERPAWTHHEDYSGPPPRPGPYLREEPRDHAH, encoded by the coding sequence ATGCGTGAGTACCTCCTGGTCCTCCTGGTGTCGCTCGGCGTCACCTACCTGACCACGGTGCTCGCCCGTGAGGCGGCCCTGCGCTTCGGCGCCGTCGCCGCCGTCCGCGACCGCGACGTGCACGCCGAGCCGATCCCCTACTTCGGGGGCGTCGCGATGCTCGCCGGCATGTCGGCGGCCTTCCTGGTCTCGCGCGAGCTGCCGTTCCTCTCGCGCTCGGGGGACCAGGTCTTCCACGACACCGCGGTGGTGCTCGGCGCGGGCGCGCTGGTGTGCCTGCTGGGGGTGGTCGACGACCTGATCGAGCTCGACGCGCTCACCAAGCTCGGGGGGCAGGTGCTGGCCGCGGGGTTCATGGTCCTCAACGGCGTGCAGTTCTACTCCCTCGGGCTCTCCGAGGGCGGCGTGCTCACCCTCGACCCGGCCCAGGCCACCCTGGCCACGATCTTCGTGGTCGTGCTGACGATCAACGCGGTCAACTTCGTCGACGGCCTGGACGGGCTGGCCGGGGGAGTGGTCGGGCTCGGCGCCCTGGCGTTCTTCTTCTTCTCCTACTCCGTGGCGGCCAAGAACGGCGACTCCCTGGCCATCCCCACGGCCCTGCTCTGCGTGATCCTGTGCGGCGCCTGCGCCGGCTTCCTGGCCCACAACTTCAACCCGGCCCGCATCTTCATGGGGGACAGCGGGTCGATGCTGATCGGCCTGGTGCTCGCCGGCTCGGCGCTCTCGCTGACCGCCGGGTTCCCGGCCCTCGACATCCAGAACGCCGCCTGGGCCAGCTCGAGCGTGCTCGTGGTGCTCATGCCCGTCCTGCTGCCGCTGGCCATCCTGGTCCTGCCGTTCGCCGACCTGATGCTGGCCGTCGTACGCCGGACGCTGCGGGGGCAGTCGCCCTTCGCCCCCGACAAGAAGCACCTGCACCACCGGCTGCTGGAGTTCGGCCACTCCCACCGTCGTGCCGTCGTGGTGCTGTGGCTGTGGGCGGCCCTGATCGCCCTGGGGGGAGTGGCGCTCAGCCTCTACCCGAGCCCGCTGGTCGCGGGCGGCCTCCTGGGCTGGCTGGCGGTCACCGTGCTCCTCACGATCGTGGTCCCCCGGGTCGAGCGGCCGGCCTGGACCCACCACGAGGACTACTCCGGTCCGCCCCCGCGACCGGGTCCCTACCTCCGCGAGGAGCCCCGCGACCATGCGCACTGA
- a CDS encoding F0F1 ATP synthase subunit B: MIKTSIVRLAAEGGGEHNPLVPEWIEVALALVVFAILVFVFAKFIVPNFEKTYAERTDAIEGGLKQAEQKQAAADEKLAELEKQLGEARQEAARIREEAREQGAQIVSEMRDQAQTEAARIVEHGKAQIEAERQQAVTALRAEVGSLATGLAGRIVGEALDDEARQSRVIERFLADLETSSPANGTGHGAS; encoded by the coding sequence ATGATCAAGACATCGATCGTCCGCCTCGCGGCCGAAGGGGGCGGCGAGCACAACCCGCTCGTCCCCGAGTGGATCGAGGTGGCCCTCGCCCTGGTCGTCTTCGCGATCCTGGTGTTCGTCTTCGCCAAGTTCATCGTCCCGAACTTCGAGAAGACCTACGCCGAGCGCACCGACGCCATCGAGGGCGGGCTCAAGCAGGCCGAGCAGAAGCAGGCCGCCGCCGACGAGAAGCTGGCCGAGCTGGAGAAGCAGCTGGGCGAGGCTCGTCAGGAGGCCGCCCGCATCCGTGAGGAGGCTCGTGAGCAGGGCGCGCAGATCGTCTCGGAGATGCGCGACCAGGCGCAGACCGAGGCCGCTCGCATCGTCGAGCACGGCAAGGCGCAGATCGAGGCCGAGCGTCAGCAGGCCGTCACCGCGCTGCGCGCCGAGGTCGGATCGCTCGCGACCGGTCTCGCCGGCCGCATCGTGGGCGAAGCGCTGGACGACGAGGCTCGCCAGAGCCGCGTGATCGAGCGCTTCCTGGCCGACCTCGAGACCAGCAGCCCTGCCAACGGCACGGGCCACGGGGCGAGCTGA
- the rpmE gene encoding 50S ribosomal protein L31, protein MKKDIHPAYVETQVTCTCGNTFTTRSTATSGSIHADVCSACHPFYTGKQKILDTGGRVARFEARYAKSKAAAKK, encoded by the coding sequence ATGAAGAAGGACATCCACCCGGCGTACGTCGAGACCCAGGTGACCTGCACCTGCGGCAACACGTTCACCACCCGCAGCACCGCCACGAGCGGCTCGATCCACGCCGACGTCTGCTCGGCGTGCCACCCGTTCTACACCGGCAAGCAGAAGATCCTCGACACCGGCGGTCGCGTCGCCCGCTTCGAGGCCCGCTACGCCAAGTCCAAGGCCGCTGCCAAGAAGTAG
- a CDS encoding AtpZ/AtpI family protein encodes MSQQSPPSSSGKPSTDPWHAFGYLTSGVAMYGVLGWLLDRWLGTSFLVAVGILVGAGLGLYLTISRLNAGAAPEEGERPQRTTRPTDQPEQD; translated from the coding sequence ATGAGTCAGCAGAGTCCGCCATCGTCGTCAGGGAAGCCCTCCACGGATCCCTGGCACGCCTTCGGTTACCTCACCTCGGGCGTGGCGATGTACGGCGTGCTGGGCTGGCTCCTGGATCGGTGGCTGGGCACCTCGTTCCTGGTCGCGGTCGGCATCCTGGTGGGCGCTGGTCTGGGTCTCTACCTGACCATCTCCCGTCTGAACGCCGGAGCCGCACCGGAGGAGGGCGAACGCCCCCAGCGGACCACGCGCCCGACGGACCAGCCCGAGCAGGACTGA
- the thrB gene encoding homoserine kinase has protein sequence MDAQRAHDTEQVSFAEGPVAVRVPATSANLGPGFDVLGLALTLYDDVVTEVLSTETGDPVITVAGEGAGEVPLDETHLVHRAMFAAFQAMGVTPPRLRLDCRNEVPHGRGLGSSSAAIVSGLWAARSLVQDGPERWSDHALFELAARIEGHPDNVAPAVFGGLTLAYEADAQYQLVRLDVRADVVPLVLVPDHPMETEVARGLLPTSVSHADAVFNSARTALLVAALSGALPLEVLVDASDDRLHQPYRTEAMPQTMAAVADLRAAGVPAVLSGAGPSVLALARPGQEATVEAHRPEGWRLHALAVDADGVRTQDVPG, from the coding sequence ATGGACGCCCAGCGGGCCCACGACACGGAGCAGGTCTCGTTCGCCGAGGGGCCGGTCGCGGTCCGGGTGCCGGCCACCAGCGCCAACCTCGGTCCGGGCTTCGACGTCCTCGGCCTGGCCCTCACGCTGTACGACGACGTGGTCACCGAGGTGCTCTCGACCGAGACCGGCGACCCCGTGATCACAGTCGCCGGCGAGGGGGCCGGCGAGGTCCCGCTCGACGAGACCCACCTCGTCCATCGGGCGATGTTCGCGGCCTTCCAGGCGATGGGTGTCACGCCTCCCCGGCTGCGGCTGGACTGCCGCAACGAGGTCCCCCACGGGCGGGGGCTGGGCTCGTCCTCGGCCGCGATCGTCTCCGGGCTCTGGGCGGCCCGGTCCCTGGTCCAGGACGGCCCCGAGCGCTGGAGCGATCACGCCCTGTTCGAGCTCGCGGCCCGCATCGAGGGGCACCCCGACAACGTCGCGCCGGCCGTCTTCGGCGGGCTGACCCTCGCCTACGAGGCCGACGCGCAGTACCAGCTGGTCCGGCTCGACGTCCGTGCCGACGTCGTGCCGCTGGTGCTCGTGCCCGACCACCCGATGGAGACCGAGGTCGCCCGCGGGCTGCTGCCCACGTCGGTGTCCCACGCTGACGCGGTCTTCAACTCCGCCCGCACCGCCCTCCTCGTCGCTGCGCTGAGCGGCGCCCTCCCGCTCGAGGTCCTGGTCGACGCCAGCGACGACCGCCTGCACCAGCCCTACCGCACCGAGGCGATGCCGCAGACCATGGCCGCGGTCGCCGACCTGCGCGCGGCCGGAGTGCCCGCCGTGCTCTCGGGAGCGGGCCCCTCGGTCCTGGCCCTCGCCCGCCCCGGACAGGAGGCCACGGTCGAGGCCCACCGCCCGGAGGGCTGGCGGCTGCACGCGCTGGCGGTCGACGCCGACGGCGTCCGCACGCAGGACGTGCCCGGCTGA
- the prmC gene encoding peptide chain release factor N(5)-glutamine methyltransferase: protein MRRLLDGAASRLRDAGVDSPEHDAAELLAHVLGVRRGSLVTAPEPDADQLEAFDALLERRAARVPLQHLTGSAGFRYVELQVGAGVFVPRPETEVVAGFAVERVREALQRRPDPVVVDLCTGSGAIALAVATEVPESRVHAVELDPGAVEWASRNLEGSGVDLRSGDMAEAFPELDGTVDVVVSNPPYIPLEAWESVTAEVRDHDPALALWSGQDGLDAMRVVEATAARLLRPGGVVAVEHADVQGEAAPAVFRATGRWREVADRPDLAGRPRFVTAVRAS, encoded by the coding sequence GTGAGGCGGCTGCTCGACGGTGCCGCGAGCCGGCTCCGCGACGCGGGGGTGGACTCGCCCGAGCACGACGCCGCCGAGCTCCTCGCCCACGTCCTGGGCGTGCGCCGCGGCTCGCTGGTCACCGCGCCGGAGCCCGACGCCGACCAGCTCGAGGCCTTCGACGCGCTCCTCGAGCGCCGCGCCGCGCGGGTGCCGCTGCAGCACCTCACCGGCTCCGCCGGCTTCCGGTACGTCGAGCTGCAGGTCGGCGCGGGCGTCTTCGTCCCGCGCCCCGAGACCGAGGTCGTGGCCGGGTTCGCCGTCGAGCGGGTCCGTGAGGCCCTGCAGCGCCGCCCGGACCCGGTCGTGGTCGACCTGTGCACCGGCTCGGGCGCGATCGCGCTCGCGGTCGCCACCGAGGTGCCGGAGTCCCGGGTGCACGCCGTCGAGCTCGACCCCGGCGCGGTCGAGTGGGCCTCGCGCAACCTCGAGGGCAGCGGGGTCGACCTGCGCTCGGGCGACATGGCCGAGGCGTTCCCCGAGCTCGACGGGACGGTCGACGTGGTCGTGAGCAACCCGCCGTACATCCCGCTCGAGGCGTGGGAGTCGGTGACCGCGGAGGTCCGCGACCACGACCCCGCCCTCGCGCTGTGGTCCGGCCAGGACGGCCTCGACGCGATGCGCGTGGTGGAGGCGACCGCGGCGCGGCTGCTGCGTCCCGGGGGCGTGGTCGCCGTCGAGCACGCCGACGTGCAGGGCGAGGCGGCGCCGGCGGTCTTCCGCGCGACGGGCCGCTGGCGCGAGGTCGCCGACCGGCCCGACCTGGCCGGACGCCCTCGCTTCGTGACCGCGGTGCGTGCGTCATGA
- the prfA gene encoding peptide chain release factor 1, producing MKDAVAALLAEHADLEQQLADPAVHADQHLAKRLNQRYAELSAVARVHEELVALTGDLEAAAELAEEDESFAAELASLTERREAAEERLRRLLVPRDPSDAKDALLEIKSGEGGEESALFAGDLLRMYTRYAERRGWRTEVLDATESDLGGFKSVTVAVKAKGTSQPGETPYALLKFEGGVHRVQRVPVTESQGRVHTSAAGVLVMPEAEQVDVTIDDKDLRIDVFRSSGPGGQSVNTTDSAVRITHLPTGLVVSCQNEKSQLQNKEQALRILRSRLLAQAEEAAAAEASDARRSQVRTVDRSERIRTYNYPENRISDHRTGYKSYHLDQVLDGDLEPVVESCVEADLAARLEAIGS from the coding sequence GTGAAGGACGCCGTCGCGGCGCTGCTCGCCGAGCACGCCGACCTCGAGCAGCAGCTCGCCGACCCCGCGGTCCACGCCGACCAGCACCTGGCCAAGCGCCTCAACCAGCGCTACGCCGAGCTCAGTGCGGTCGCGCGCGTCCACGAGGAGCTGGTCGCGCTGACCGGTGACCTCGAGGCCGCCGCCGAGCTGGCCGAGGAGGACGAGTCCTTCGCCGCCGAGCTCGCGTCGCTGACCGAGCGCCGCGAGGCCGCGGAGGAGCGGCTGCGCCGGCTGCTCGTGCCGCGCGACCCCTCGGACGCCAAGGACGCCCTGCTGGAGATCAAGTCCGGCGAGGGCGGCGAGGAGTCGGCGCTGTTCGCCGGCGACCTGCTGCGGATGTACACCCGCTACGCCGAGCGCCGGGGCTGGCGCACCGAGGTGCTGGACGCCACCGAGTCCGACCTGGGTGGCTTCAAGTCCGTGACCGTCGCGGTCAAGGCCAAGGGGACGTCCCAGCCCGGGGAGACGCCCTACGCGCTGCTGAAGTTCGAGGGCGGCGTCCACCGCGTGCAGCGGGTTCCCGTCACCGAGTCCCAGGGGCGGGTGCACACGTCGGCGGCCGGGGTGCTCGTGATGCCCGAGGCCGAGCAGGTCGACGTCACGATCGACGACAAGGACCTGCGCATCGACGTCTTCCGCTCCTCCGGTCCCGGCGGCCAGAGCGTCAACACCACCGACTCCGCCGTGCGCATCACCCACCTGCCGACCGGCCTGGTGGTGAGCTGCCAGAACGAGAAGTCCCAGCTGCAGAACAAGGAGCAGGCGCTGCGCATCCTGCGCTCGCGCCTGCTGGCGCAGGCCGAGGAGGCCGCGGCGGCCGAGGCGTCCGACGCCCGCCGCTCCCAGGTCCGCACGGTCGACCGCTCCGAGCGCATCCGGACCTACAACTACCCCGAGAACCGGATCTCCGACCACCGCACCGGCTACAAGTCCTACCACCTCGACCAGGTCCTCGACGGTGACCTCGAGCCCGTCGTCGAGTCCTGCGTCGAGGCCGACCTGGCCGCGCGGCTCGAGGCGATCGGGTCGTGA
- a CDS encoding L-threonylcarbamoyladenylate synthase, giving the protein MSALRFDLSVDAERETGMDEAARSVQRGRLVVLPTDTVYGVGCDAFNAGAVQRLLDAKGRGREMPPPVLVSAKTTLEALAIGIPDWARALVDELWPGPLTLVLRQQASLQWDLGETRGTVAVRMPDHDAALELLARTGPLAVSSANLSGEPAATDADEAERMLGEAVRVILDGGPTPGPLPSTIVDCTGEQGRLLRSGVVPLATLNEVVAPMETLILDA; this is encoded by the coding sequence GTGAGCGCGCTTCGCTTCGACCTGTCCGTGGACGCCGAGCGCGAGACGGGCATGGACGAGGCGGCCCGCAGCGTGCAGCGGGGGCGGCTGGTCGTGCTGCCGACCGACACGGTCTACGGCGTCGGCTGCGACGCCTTCAACGCCGGCGCGGTGCAGCGGCTGCTCGACGCCAAGGGCCGCGGGCGCGAGATGCCGCCGCCGGTGCTGGTGTCGGCCAAGACCACGCTCGAGGCGCTCGCGATCGGCATCCCCGACTGGGCGCGCGCCCTCGTCGACGAGCTCTGGCCGGGTCCGCTGACCCTGGTCCTCCGCCAGCAGGCGAGCCTGCAGTGGGACCTCGGCGAGACCCGCGGCACCGTCGCGGTCCGCATGCCCGATCACGACGCCGCCCTCGAGCTGCTGGCCCGCACGGGCCCGCTGGCGGTGAGCAGCGCCAACCTGTCCGGCGAGCCGGCCGCGACCGACGCCGACGAGGCCGAGCGCATGCTGGGCGAGGCGGTGCGCGTCATCCTCGACGGCGGCCCGACGCCCGGGCCGCTCCCCTCCACGATCGTCGACTGCACCGGCGAGCAGGGCAGGCTCCTGCGCAGCGGCGTCGTCCCGCTGGCGACCCTCAACGAGGTCGTGGCGCCGATGGAGACCCTGATCCTCGATGCGTGA
- the rho gene encoding transcription termination factor Rho, translated as MSESAVSTPSTPDVPADAPASGARRASGGGLSGKLLPELKQIAGGLGIKGVSAMKKAQLIDAIRSAQGGGQGGQGSGQGGQDRPARAEKPERPDAQQGGDQGREPARAARESAPAEAPQDRQDKQDRQDKQERQDRPERQDRQDKQEKQDKQERRDRQQDGGSQDHDRQQDQDRQQGGKNRQQGGQGNQGNQGNQGGQGNQGNQGNQGNQGSRPANRDDDGGSRRSRRRRGRDRQVAGPPSTFRERRGGGMQDVDLEVTEDDVLVPVAGIIDILDNYAFVRTSGYLPSPNDVYVSLSMARKFGLRKGDAVTGQVRQPREGERKEKFNPLVRIDSINGGDPDASRHRVEFSKLTPLYASERLRLETDSTNMIGRVIDIAAPIGKGQRGLIVSPAKAGKTMIMQSIANSITTNNPECHLMVVLVDERPEEVTDFERSVKGEVISSTFDRPASDHTMVAELAIERAKRLVELGHDVVVLLDGITRLGRAYNLAAPASGRILSGGVDSAALYPPKRFFGAARNIEDGGSLTILATALIESGSKMDEVIFEEFKGTGNMEIRLRRDFADKRLYPAIDAVQSGTRREELLMSKEELAIIWKLRRVLSGLDGQQALELLLERLKKTHSNIEFLMQVQKTTPSSNGND; from the coding sequence GTGTCGGAATCCGCAGTCAGCACCCCCTCCACCCCGGACGTCCCCGCGGACGCGCCGGCGTCGGGGGCTCGGCGCGCGAGCGGCGGCGGCCTCAGCGGCAAGCTGCTCCCCGAGCTCAAGCAGATCGCCGGGGGTCTCGGCATCAAGGGCGTGAGCGCGATGAAGAAGGCCCAGCTCATCGACGCCATCCGGAGCGCCCAGGGCGGCGGCCAGGGTGGCCAGGGGAGCGGTCAGGGTGGCCAGGACCGGCCTGCGCGCGCTGAGAAGCCGGAGCGTCCGGACGCCCAGCAGGGTGGCGACCAGGGTCGCGAGCCGGCCCGCGCCGCGCGCGAGTCCGCCCCCGCGGAGGCACCCCAGGACCGGCAGGACAAGCAGGACCGGCAGGACAAGCAGGAGCGTCAGGACAGGCCCGAGCGCCAGGACCGCCAGGACAAGCAGGAGAAGCAGGACAAGCAGGAGCGGCGCGACCGTCAGCAGGACGGCGGCTCGCAGGACCACGACCGCCAGCAGGACCAGGACCGCCAGCAGGGCGGCAAGAACCGCCAGCAGGGTGGCCAGGGCAACCAGGGCAACCAGGGCAACCAGGGCGGCCAGGGCAACCAGGGCAACCAGGGCAACCAGGGCAACCAGGGCAGCCGGCCCGCCAACCGTGACGACGACGGCGGGAGCCGGCGCAGCCGGCGCCGTCGCGGGCGCGACCGTCAGGTCGCGGGCCCGCCGAGCACGTTCCGCGAGCGGCGCGGTGGCGGGATGCAGGACGTCGACCTGGAGGTCACCGAGGACGACGTGCTCGTGCCCGTGGCCGGCATCATCGACATCCTCGACAACTACGCGTTCGTCCGGACCAGCGGCTACCTGCCCAGCCCCAACGACGTCTACGTCTCGCTGTCGATGGCCCGCAAGTTCGGGCTCCGCAAGGGCGACGCGGTCACCGGCCAGGTGCGCCAGCCGCGCGAGGGCGAGCGCAAGGAGAAGTTCAACCCGCTCGTGCGCATCGACTCGATCAACGGCGGCGACCCCGACGCCTCGCGCCACCGGGTCGAGTTCAGCAAGCTGACCCCGCTCTACGCCTCCGAGCGCCTGCGGCTGGAGACCGACTCGACCAACATGATCGGCCGGGTCATCGACATCGCCGCCCCGATCGGCAAGGGCCAGCGCGGCCTCATCGTCTCCCCGGCCAAGGCCGGCAAGACGATGATCATGCAGTCGATCGCCAACTCGATCACCACCAACAACCCCGAGTGTCACCTCATGGTCGTCCTGGTCGACGAGCGACCCGAGGAGGTCACCGACTTCGAGCGGTCGGTCAAGGGAGAGGTCATCTCCTCCACCTTCGACCGCCCGGCCTCCGACCACACGATGGTCGCCGAGCTCGCGATCGAGCGGGCCAAGCGCCTCGTCGAGCTCGGCCACGACGTGGTGGTGCTGCTCGACGGCATCACGCGACTGGGCCGCGCCTACAACCTGGCGGCCCCGGCCAGCGGACGGATCCTCTCCGGTGGCGTCGACTCCGCGGCGCTCTACCCGCCCAAGCGGTTCTTCGGCGCGGCCCGCAACATCGAGGACGGCGGCTCACTGACCATCCTGGCCACCGCACTCATCGAGAGCGGCTCCAAGATGGACGAGGTGATCTTCGAGGAGTTCAAGGGCACCGGCAACATGGAGATCCGCCTGCGCCGCGACTTCGCCGACAAGCGCCTCTACCCCGCGATCGACGCCGTGCAGTCGGGCACCCGCCGTGAGGAGCTCCTGATGAGCAAGGAGGAGCTGGCGATCATCTGGAAGCTCCGCCGCGTGCTCTCGGGCCTCGACGGCCAGCAGGCCCTCGAGCTCCTGCTGGAGCGCCTGAAGAAGACGCACAGCAACATCGAGTTCCTCATGCAGGTGCAGAAGACGACGCCGAGCTCCAACGGCAACGACTGA
- the thrC gene encoding threonine synthase — translation MNQSARTGAHQWRGVIEEYREWLPLPEGTPTHTLREGGTPLVDSPWLSGLTGADVWIKVEGSNPTGSFKDRGMTVALSVAVGQGAKAVVCASTGNTSASMAAYAARAKVKPLVLVPQGKISAGKMAQAIVHGAQVIMVRGNFDDCLRISRELAEKFPVALVNSVNPFRLEGQKTAAFEIVDLLGDAPDVHVLPVGNAGNISAYWKGYTEYHREGMSTRLPQMLGWQAEGASPLVRGEVVRDPETVASAIRIGNPASWHLAVEAAETSGGRFRSVTDEQILDAQRRLAAAEGIFVEPGSAASVAGLLQDVAAGEDFRGRTMVVTVTGHGLKDIDTALSTFTDLVDVVVDPEVSAAAEAAGLA, via the coding sequence GTGAACCAGTCAGCACGCACCGGTGCGCACCAGTGGCGCGGGGTGATCGAGGAGTACCGCGAGTGGCTCCCGCTGCCGGAGGGCACCCCGACCCACACCCTGCGTGAGGGCGGCACCCCCCTGGTCGACAGCCCGTGGCTCTCCGGGCTCACCGGTGCCGACGTGTGGATCAAGGTCGAGGGCTCCAACCCGACCGGGTCGTTCAAGGACCGCGGCATGACCGTCGCGCTGTCGGTGGCGGTCGGGCAGGGCGCCAAGGCGGTCGTGTGCGCGTCCACCGGCAACACCAGCGCCTCGATGGCCGCCTATGCCGCGCGCGCCAAGGTCAAGCCGCTCGTGCTCGTCCCCCAGGGCAAGATCTCCGCCGGCAAGATGGCCCAGGCCATCGTCCACGGCGCCCAGGTGATCATGGTGCGCGGCAACTTCGACGACTGCCTGCGCATCAGCCGCGAGCTGGCCGAGAAGTTCCCGGTCGCCCTGGTCAACTCGGTCAACCCGTTCCGGCTCGAGGGGCAGAAGACCGCGGCGTTCGAGATCGTCGACCTGCTCGGCGACGCACCCGACGTGCACGTGCTGCCGGTGGGCAACGCCGGCAACATCTCGGCGTACTGGAAGGGCTACACCGAGTACCACCGCGAGGGCATGAGCACCCGCCTCCCGCAGATGCTCGGCTGGCAGGCCGAGGGCGCGTCGCCGCTGGTGCGGGGCGAGGTGGTGCGCGACCCCGAGACCGTGGCGTCCGCGATCCGCATCGGCAACCCGGCCTCCTGGCACCTCGCGGTCGAGGCGGCGGAGACCTCGGGCGGCCGCTTCCGCTCGGTCACCGACGAGCAGATCCTCGACGCGCAGCGCCGTCTGGCCGCCGCGGAGGGCATCTTCGTCGAGCCCGGCTCGGCCGCCTCGGTGGCGGGGCTGCTGCAGGACGTCGCCGCGGGGGAGGACTTCCGCGGCCGGACGATGGTCGTCACGGTGACCGGCCACGGGCTCAAGGACATCGACACCGCGCTGTCGACCTTCACCGACCTGGTCGACGTGGTGGTCGATCCCGAGGTGAGCGCGGCCGCCGAGGCCGCGGGGCTCGCCTAG
- the atpB gene encoding F0F1 ATP synthase subunit A, giving the protein MHLTAATLVTTGESFTPPGPAIFDLPPVFSVGGVGVTKPMLQLLLAALLVGGFFVLAARQRRLVPNKLQFVGEGAYGFVRNTVARDIIGSHDFVRFLPYLTALFFFVLLNNLFGSIPFIEFPTFSRAGMAYALAGLSWVIYNAIGIQKHGFLGYLKLQTVPAGVSKAILPLLIPLEFFSNILVRPVTLALRLFANMFAGHILLVLFSTGGLYLLENQGVIGAIAGPLAWVLAIAVAFLEILVQVLQAYVFVLLNAMYISGALADEH; this is encoded by the coding sequence GTGCACCTCACCGCAGCCACCCTGGTGACCACGGGGGAGTCGTTCACGCCGCCCGGCCCCGCCATCTTCGACCTCCCGCCGGTCTTCAGCGTGGGCGGCGTGGGGGTCACCAAGCCGATGCTGCAGCTGCTGCTCGCCGCGCTCCTGGTGGGTGGCTTCTTCGTCCTGGCCGCCCGCCAGCGCCGCCTGGTGCCGAACAAGCTCCAGTTCGTCGGTGAGGGCGCCTACGGCTTCGTCCGCAACACCGTGGCGCGCGACATCATCGGCAGCCACGACTTCGTGCGCTTCCTGCCCTACCTCACCGCGCTCTTCTTCTTCGTGCTGCTCAACAACCTCTTCGGCAGCATTCCCTTCATCGAGTTCCCGACCTTCTCCCGCGCGGGCATGGCCTACGCCCTGGCCGGGCTGTCGTGGGTGATCTACAACGCGATCGGCATCCAGAAGCACGGGTTCCTCGGCTACCTCAAGCTCCAGACCGTGCCCGCCGGCGTGAGCAAGGCGATCCTGCCGCTGCTCATCCCGCTGGAGTTCTTCTCCAACATCCTGGTCCGGCCGGTCACCCTGGCCCTTCGACTCTTCGCGAACATGTTCGCCGGCCACATCCTGCTGGTCCTGTTCTCGACCGGTGGCCTCTACCTGCTCGAGAACCAGGGCGTGATCGGTGCGATCGCCGGACCCCTGGCCTGGGTGCTCGCGATCGCGGTCGCCTTCCTGGAGATCCTGGTCCAGGTGCTCCAGGCCTACGTCTTCGTCCTGCTCAACGCCATGTACATCTCGGGCGCGCTCGCAGACGAGCACTGA
- the atpE gene encoding ATP synthase F0 subunit C, whose product MDGNVNMIGYGLAAIGPGVGIGLIFAAYINGVARQPEAQSRLQSIAILGFALAEALAIIGIALAFVL is encoded by the coding sequence GTGGACGGCAATGTGAACATGATCGGCTACGGCCTCGCCGCCATCGGCCCGGGCGTCGGCATCGGCCTGATCTTCGCCGCCTACATCAACGGTGTGGCGCGTCAGCCGGAGGCCCAGAGCCGCCTGCAGTCGATCGCCATCCTGGGCTTCGCGCTCGCCGAGGCGCTCGCGATCATCGGTATCGCCCTCGCGTTCGTGCTCTGA